From a single Pseudoliparis swirei isolate HS2019 ecotype Mariana Trench chromosome 12, NWPU_hadal_v1, whole genome shotgun sequence genomic region:
- the chgb gene encoding secretogranin-1, with translation MRLLCVVVVAVASLLTEHLALPVGKEGQREDVVARCLVEVLSKALSKPDSQLDQECKDILRAGVKHAPLDKKTAEWVATHGEGVKGQPEAPKGADVKDIEDLLKSLEDKRETAEDERSQESLSPGGEKEERRQDAGEVEREKRSSWRPGRFHQRKHKRGEEEEEEDEERNQESWGLEEKRSEGVREKRAQRPGKYRYRKYKRDEESLGGEKEEEEEEEERSQESWDVDKRQVDDEEEEERQKRIWKPTHRYHHKKKFNKRADEEEEEDGERSQESWGLEEKRSEDEGGDEEVREKRAQRPGKYRYRKYKRDEESLGGEEEEEDGERSQESWALEKRDWRAGRFHQRRHKRDEEEAGEEPDEERSQESWGLDKRDRRAGRSHQRRPTRDEELSEEAREEPDEERSQESWGLEKRGWRAGRFHQRRHHKRDEEAGEEAREEPDEERSQESWDLDKRSGKEEAGLEKRIWKPSHRYHHKKKFHKRGGGEEDEEEDEEDEDEATRYLAEKRNPGSFRGFSHPAWYNRDSDQQPATVNKMDELAKLLSFKMNQLAQRSHQEVPRRSVQRAGAQQEENALDNLAAMDTELQKIATKLHDNAA, from the exons ATGAGGCTCCTGTGCGTGGTGGTCGTGGCGGTGGCGTCCCTGTTGACAG AACATCTCGCGCTTCCAGTGGGGAAAGAAGGGCAGAGAGAAGATGTG gtggCGCGCTGTCTGGTTGAGGTCTTGTCCAAAGCGCTCTCCAAACCGGACTCCCAGCTGGACCAGGAATGCAAAGACATCCTCCGAGCAG GGGTAAAACATGCCCCGCTGGACAAGAAGACCGCGGAGTGGGTGGCAACCCATGGagagggggtcaaaggtcaacccgAGGCGCCGAAGGGAGCCGACGTGAAAGACATCGAGGATCTCCTGAAATCCCTGGAGGATAAGAGAGAAACGGCCGAGGATGAGCGCAGCCAAGAGTCCTTGAGCCCGGGCggcgagaaggaggagagacgcCAAGACGCCGGAGAAGTGGAGCgggagaagaggagcagctggaggcccGGAAGATTCCACCAGAGGAAGCACAaacgaggggaagaggaggaggaggaggacgaggagcgcAATCAGGAGAGCTGGGGCCTCGAGGAGAAGAGATCAGAAGGAGTCCGAGAGAAGAGGGCCCAGAGGCCCGGGAAGTACCGCTACAGGAAGTACAAACGAGACGAGGAGTCGTTGggcggagagaaggaggaggaagaggaggaggaagagcgaaGCCAAGAGTCCTGGGACGTGGACAAAAGGCAAGTGgacgacgaggaagaggaggagagacagaagcGCATATGGAAGCCCACGCATCGCTACCACCACAAGAAGAAGTTCAACAAGCGTgccgacgaagaggaggaggaagatggcgaGCGCAGCCAGGAGAGCTGGGGCCTCGAGGAGAAGAGATCAGAAGACGAAGGAGGCGACGAAGAGGTCCGAGAGAAGAGGGCCCAGAGGCCCGGGAAGTACCGCTACAGGAAGTACAAACGAGACGAGGAGTCGTtgggcggagaggaggaggaggaagatggcgaGCGCAGCCAGGAGAGCTGGGCCCTCGAGAAGAGGGACTGGAGGGCCGGCCGGTTCCACCAGAGGAGGCACAAGCGTGACGAAGAGGAGGCCGGAGAAGAGCCCGATGAAGAGCGCAGCCAGGAGTCGTGGGGTCTGGACAAAAGGGACCGGAGGGCCGGCCGGTCCCACCAGAGGAGACCCACACGTGACGAAGAGCTCTCGGAGGAAGCGAGGGAAGAGCCCGACGAAGAGCGCAGCCAGGAGTCTTGGGGCCTCGAGAAGAGGGGCTGGAGGGCCGGCCGGTTCCACCAGAGGAGGCACCACAAGCGCGACGAAGAGGCCGGTGAGGAAGCCAGGGAGGAGCCCGACGAAGAGCGCAGCCAAGAGTCGTGGGATCTGGACAAGCGGAGCgggaaggaggaggcggggctagaGAAGCGCATCTGGAAACCGAGCCACCGGTACCACCACAAGAAGAAGTTCCACAAgcgaggcggaggagaggaagacgaggaggaggacgaggaagacgaggacgagGCAACGAG GTATCTGGCCGAGAAGCGTAACCCGGGGAGCTTCAGAGGTTTCTCCCATCCCGCCTGGTACAACAGGGATTCAGACCAGCAACCTGCGACCGTGAACAAG ATGGATGAACTGGCCAAGCTGCTGAGCTTCAAGATGAACCAGCTGGCCCAGCGCTCCCACCAGGAGGTGCCGAGGAGGAGCGTCCAGAGAGCAGGAGCCCAGcaggag GAGAACGCGCTGGACAACCTGGCGGCGATGGACACGGAGCTGCAGAAAATTGCCACCAAGTTGCACGACAACGCCGCATGA